AGCTGGATTAATAAATCAGTAAGATATAAATGATTCTAGGATAGATCCACTAAGAGTTTTTGCACTAATCTCCAGATTTTCACATGCTAAAAGCTCCTTTATTGCACAATATCCACTAAagaatttgcattaaaaaatatgCAGGCGCTAAATAAATACCCACAACTAAGCaccatttatgtgttttgttagGCTACATTCAAAATGGCACAACAATCACTGGTGTTGGCACATAAGATAATTATTTGATGATTATGTGCAAAAGGAGGAAAGGGAAATAGCGCCAGATTTAATACCTGTTTTCTTTTGGTGTTAAATTGCACCACTTTTAATGACTGGGGCAGTCAGCCCTGGCCTTTGTGGATTAGGCGTTCGCGTGCATTTTGTGTGCAATTAGTGTGGATTTCCCCTTTGCACACGCTCTGTGGATCAGATGCTATCTTTTTCCGTTTGCACAgctataaaacacacaaaagcagcCTTTTTTTAGTGGATCTGCCCCCCTCTGATTTTAAACTTTGTAGTGCGGGTGGCCACACAGCAGCTCTTCAGCATTGAGGTTAATGGTCTGTTTAGCCTCAGCGAGAGGCCGATGTGATGTTTTGTGGGTGTTCATGATGTAAACTGCATCTATATGgcttcatctaaaaaaaaaagagataaaaaaaactttgagaCAGCCTAAATCCATAAATCAGAGATTTCAATCTTTGCACATTTACAGCTACTTTATTCCAAATAAAATATACTGTATAGTGTGTTTAGAGAGCAgtttctgattttgttttacCCAGACTTTGATTTATATGGAGCCTGATCAGAGGAAAACAGGAATCAGTAAAACCTTCCAATCATTTCCTCTTGAATATGTATCTTAAATAAAGTAGAACATCACGGCCTCTCATTAAAGCGGCTACTCTCACAGTGGTAAAACTCAGCCCCACTTGGAGCCTAATGAGGATACCTCTAATGCACCATCTCTGATCACGCTTTCAAAACCAGCCAATCATGCAGAGAATCTGATTCTGACTTAATCACCCAGCAGGAGCTCGATCTGCAATTATCACCTGTCATTGTACCTAATATGCATGAAATCTCAAAAGACGTGTCCAAGGTCATCGTCTCTTGAGCTTGACTGTCACAGCCGGTGCTGCAGCCATGTCCCAGCAGTGGGCCGTTACCATTTGCCCGACAGATCTGACAAGCATGTACGTGTTAGGGGCTATCTCACATATGCTGTGCAGGGGTTAGCCTGTGGTTGGGTTTTTTTCGCTCCTATGGGATGTGCATGATTTGCAAGTCGATGAAGTGGAGGGAAGTGTCTTCATTTTCAGAGATAGATGTTGGATTTCTGACAGCTCACAAAACGCCTCCTTCATGTTTACAGAGAAATAATAATCTAGTCGTGCTTGCCATAAATAATTACAGCATTAAAGCCAAACGCTCTCATGATAAATGATTGCTGGCTCCTCTATGCGCATAAATAACTTGGATTAAATCTAAAACCCTCTAAGACCAGCGATGCATGAAGAAGAGCTGAATCCCTAGATGATGTTTGCTTTAAGGACTCAGGCAGGATGCCATTATTTCCACGTGTGCAACACACTTACAGAGCCAATAACCAGGCTCCCATTTCTTTACTGGATAGCAGGATCTATAGCCCGAGACATACCTTCATCCCCTCCCCTTACTCTGCTCTTTCATGTCACAGCTGGCCCAGATGTTGAACAGATGTATGAGACTTCCTTTAACTGCTGCTAAACACGCCTACACCAAAGGCTGACACACATCTGCGGAGAACCAGAGCAGACTGGGAGAAAAGAAGAATAAACAGAACTGGAGATAAAGGGTAACCAGTCTAGACACGTGGTAGGGACTTTTGGAAAATGGGGTTAAATGGAGCGGGGGGAAAAACACACACGATATGATCCTCCACTCCCAAAATTAGTGGCTGTTGGAGCCGACTCCTCTGCTCCATGCGGTTAAAATGTCTTTAGCTGTAAACAAAAAGgctgtaaatgaaaataaagccacTTCCTTTGCAGACAATTTAAAGCTTTTCGCTTTAAAACTTCTCAAGATGGAGCTGCAAGAAGGTCACTTCACTTTTCAATTTTCAGACTAAAGAAGCAGGAAGATTCTGTCTTTTCTCATAGTCGTCTCCACATTCCTTCgtcctcctccctccttcttcagctcaacacaaaaacagaggtcagaggaaaaaattggcaagagGAGGAGCTGATTTAACTGACCAACTATGCCTATAAATACTAAGTAAAAAACCCAGTAGCTGTGCTGTCACTCTCTGCACAAGAAACCGCCCAAGGAAAAAAATTAACCATCACCATCATCtggaaaaacaaagtaaaagtggtgtttgtgtcattgttttttattcttagtGACCTACTTGGCTCTGGATTGTCGTTCAGGGAAATTCTGGGTGCTATAGAGGGGTCAGGTGAGAGCACGGGCGTCACAGTGAGCCTGAAGATTCGTCTCTCGCTCAGACCGCAGTAGTGGTGATGAAGGTGGCAGGAGTACAACCCTTTGTCGACAGGCCTCAGGTCAGAAATGGAGAGTGAGAAGTCCCCAAAAGTGAAAGCGTCCTCCTCTACTTTCATCTTGCTCTGGGCGAAGAGGGGTCCATAATCCCGTCGCTCCCCTGAGGCGTAGAGGTCCACAAGGCGATCGGCTTTGTCAGGGCGCACTCCAGGGGGCTGGAAGTCCCAGTGAGCCACCTGCTGCTGGTCCTCCTGGGCACCCTCCCTCCATAGGGGGCGCCGGTTCACACAGGGCAACACGATTGAGCTGCCAAGCAAGACCACGAAGACGGTTTTCTCTCCATCCCAGAAACGCCTTTCTTTCCGAGCTGGAAAAATATGATGGCACAGACCTCATTTAATCTGTTTGATTCATTATGACTCATACTTTAACATTTGACTTTACAATTTAGAGGCCCCACCTGATTTAGTGACATTGAGCTGGATCTGAATGGACTGGTGGATCTGGCAGTAGTGATGATGCAGGTTGCAGGTATAAACTCCTCTGTCTGTTGTGACCACgtctgaaaaaataatcatccaAACAAATATGCAATGATATTTTAATATGTTCTTACTCATGGTGCTGAAGTAAAAACAGAGATGTcctctcatatttttaaatttcgACGACAGCACAGGCCAAACATCACCAACTAAACAAAAACCTTTCATCCTTCACAAATTAGCCAAAATGCTGTGGCAAGATTTTTAACAAGGTCCAGCAGGTCAAATCAGAGTCCACACATcttattttctctgctttagCTTCCTGCATGATGAGGCAGCTGTTACACCTCTGATCTAGTAAATCGCTGCAACACCAAGAGACCACTCAGGTCTTCTCACCAAGGTCTGCTTGTTGTCTGATTGAAAACCAAAGGTAGTCAGGCTTTTGATCTCCTGGCTGGATTCCAccagtgcttttaaaaaacagcttttccaATCCTTTCTTGACCACATGTCATTTGGATGtaataaaattatgaaatactgtggtttttaaccatttttttaatgttattttgtaATCTTTAATTGGTTTTATTGTTGTTCTGACTATTGGGATAATATTTTGTAAATCACTTTTTGACCTTGCTCAGTGAGAGTACTTCCTTACATCTAACTAATATAATTGGTGGCacatctgtctgtgttgatttgcacaccataccgttgctccaattgtcctgaTACTCCTCAGAAGATTTCTTGGGcatactggtttgaaactggtgacataaaaaaatataaatatgtccAAGTTTCTAAAATAAACCCAAAATGTTGCACTGAATCATCACTCATTAattggactttgttgaaacatgcCCACAAGGAAACATGTTTAGATGAGAAAATACACCTGCTCTACAATCCCTGATCAAAGTAGGCTCTCTCTAAGCACTTCTCAGTGCTCTTGTTATACAAGATaatacaggagatgtgtcacgTATTGCTGTTAGAAGTGTTCAAAATCGCAgtttaattgctgttttgtcagctgtagtcTCTGGTGCTGAGTAAACATGTGAATATGGATCTGTCTCCAGAATCACATGGCAGGTGGGCCTTGcaatgctttgttaaagctctaCAAAATGCATGTGCTAAAACCCTGTAAGCAAGTCAAAAGGCTCAACTTAAATGCTCCCCTTATTGTGCTGTTGACCTATCACCACATGCGCACATGCACACCAGCACACGGAGACACTgggccattatgcagttattttggggaagaaaatcacacatttctacacaaattggccttattgcattaagcatctaatgatgagggCAGCACAGCAAAAATACAGTAAAGATTAGCCTGCTGTCTATGAGAGCTGATGGAAatgcactgcagtttttatgacgcACAAACTTtacagagatcaggaaacatctgaatgacttcaaaataaattatttataaacaaagtcGGAAAATATTCCTAAATCAGTCTGACACTCCCAGCTgcttttttaatccatgtgAGGCACTGTTACACGTGACaaagatgttgttgttttctttgggtttcctttattcagagaggaaacttaatCAGGATGGTGCTTGAGTGAACATAATAATGTTGCTTTCAATTAAACacactgtctgttattctgaatatttaacatggactgtCAGAATATGTGTGGGGTGCAGGCAGGTGAAGATGGCATGTGCTGCAGGAGCAGGCAGTAATGCCAGGCAAAACAGCTGTCACGGGGTTactcaaaacttttaaaatacattttaagaacTTGTACACCCAagctttaattttataaatctaacttctcttttttttttttttttttaaataaaggagtGTATTATATAGCAATACAGTCCCAGCGAGGACTAAGATTTGAAAATGGTGAAGTCTCACTGTTGATGATGAGGGAGAAGTTTCCATCATTGAAAGCAGACTCTGGGATGGAGATACGTCCCTTGTTGAAGCTGTTGTAGACCCTCTGTTTGGCTCCTGGTGACATGTCCAGGACTCGCTCCATAGAGTATTCAGGGCTGCTGCGAACCACGTCCCAGTGCACCACCCTCTGCCTGTCCTTCAGTTTGTCCTGGGTCCACACCATGCGGGGGCTGTGACAGGGCAGGACAGCCTTAGACCCCACAGGGAGGGTGATGTTCTTGGCTTCTACCACCACACCGagcctgctgctgctctgcGCCCACGCTGACGTGAAATAATAAACAGATTAGTTCAATGATGGAAAGAAAAGCATGAAATGTGGACCACAGtaaattcagattttatgtgaaaagaaaaagaaaaatgtctgaCCTGTTGGCAGGAGGAGGACCGCAAAAActgaaatggaacaaaaacacaagtagTTAGAGTCTAGTCCAAGAGAAGCAGCTTTAAGGAATGGAGAGGCCTGCTAACCCCAAgagttatttttctttaatcgGCAGGTAAAATACTACAAAGCATAATAGAAAGTTAAATCAGATGAAGTAATGACCCAAAGACATCTCTCTTTGGTAGAAACATCCAGAGTCAAGCATGCAAGTCTTGCAACAATGAAGAAATTATAATGTAAAACAGCtattacatttaaacatttttaagttattttttttacaaaaataattaaagttgcaatgccattttttaagtaattaaaaTGATACACCATAAAGTTATAGCAATTCTATGTTAGATCTTTGCAAATTTGACTAGATTTCCAAGTTGGGATCggaatttagacagtgtgcaggagttttcttaCAATTACTGATGGACTCATTTCTTTCCTTTGCATCTCCATGTGAAATGGGTGCAGATTATTCAGGCGTCAGCAC
This window of the Cheilinus undulatus linkage group 11, ASM1832078v1, whole genome shotgun sequence genome carries:
- the LOC121516967 gene encoding matrix remodeling-associated protein 8-like isoform X2, translating into MQFNMALLQIFAVLLLPTAWAQSSSRLGVVVEAKNITLPVGSKAVLPCHSPRMVWTQDKLKDRQRVVHWDVVRSSPEYSMERVLDMSPGAKQRVYNSFNKGRISIPESAFNDGNFSLIINNVVTTDRGVYTCNLHHHYCQIHQSIQIQLNVTKSARKERRFWDGEKTVFVVLLGSSIVLPCVNRRPLWREGAQEDQQQVAHWDFQPPGVRPDKADRLVDLYASGERRDYGPLFAQSKMKVEEDAFTFGDFSLSISDLRPVDKGLYSCHLHHHYCGLSERRIFRLTVTPVLSPDPSIAPRISLNDNPEPRIEESETSRVVTVILPEHRSYFLQHLGYFLATFLLLAFIVVAVVVLTRRRRKRGMEYEFRGSDRSRMSEGELSLDCTELKACNHAPMNSDYKNNLLKERDMTKDCNNDFEGKLWK
- the LOC121516967 gene encoding matrix remodeling-associated protein 8-like isoform X1, which codes for MQFNMALLQIFAVLLLPTAWAQSSSRLGVVVEAKNITLPVGSKAVLPCHSPRMVWTQDKLKDRQRVVHWDVVRSSPEYSMERVLDMSPGAKQRVYNSFNKGRISIPESAFNDGNFSLIINNVVTTDRGVYTCNLHHHYCQIHQSIQIQLNVTKSARKERRFWDGEKTVFVVLLGSSIVLPCVNRRPLWREGAQEDQQQVAHWDFQPPGVRPDKADRLVDLYASGERRDYGPLFAQSKMKVEEDAFTFGDFSLSISDLRPVDKGLYSCHLHHHYCGLSERRIFRLTVTPVLSPDPSIAPRISLNDNPEPRIEESETSRVVTVILPEHRSYFLQHLGYFLATFLLLAFIVVAVVVLTRRRRKRGMEYEFRGSDRRSRMSEGELSLDCTELKACNHAPMNSDYKNNLLKERDMTKDCNNDFEGKLWK